A single region of the Pieris rapae chromosome 19, ilPieRapa1.1, whole genome shotgun sequence genome encodes:
- the LOC110996926 gene encoding uncharacterized protein LOC110996926, which produces MIVCADLRPTADLDELSFRRRALRDAVICIGWIKLVSTICYIILYFLVTANSKGSMSDIIQIMILAIIPPLILNGVLLFLGALEEKAWALEVALWLCLLLASYNTVLGITGGIYFIRTGHYTAHFMLAVIFGLLAISLCTVICHDVLIIFSYKKLLQSS; this is translated from the exons atgatagTTTGTGCCGATTTAAGGCCAACAGCAGATCTAGACGAACTCTCGTTCAGACGACGAGCGCTCCGAGATGCTGTTATATGTATAGGATGGATAAAACTT GTTTCCACAATTTgctatataatactatatttcCTGGTGACGGCTAACAGTAAGGGGTCTATGTCAgacataatacaaattatgatACTGGCAATTATACCACCGCTGATATTAAATGGCGTTTTGTTATTCCTAGGAGCGTTGGAG GAGAAAGCGTGGGCGCTCGAAGTGGCTTTATGGCTTTGCCTTCTCCTAGCGTCTTATAACACAGTTTTGGGCATCACAGGCGGAATTTATTTCATACGCACTGGTCACTATACTGCACACTTTATGCTCGCTGTTATATTTGGATTATTGGCCATATCTTTGTGTA CCGTCATTTGCCACGAcgtgttaataattttctctTACAAAAAGCTTTTGCAATCTTCATGA